A genomic region of Bactrocera dorsalis isolate Fly_Bdor chromosome 3, ASM2337382v1, whole genome shotgun sequence contains the following coding sequences:
- the LOC125777523 gene encoding piggyBac transposable element-derived protein 3-like, translating to MSYRRFLTISRYIRFDDGRTRPFRLETDKAASMRDIWNFLNTNLQKNFRPYSDITVDEQLFPYRGRTKFTQYIPSKPAKYGTKVWWACDAKTHYPLSGNIYTGKKPNEGRAKNQEENELIRLVSKYSNSGRTIVADNFFSTLNLCKRLISLGLSFVGTIRSNKACIPPEMKQNKIRAVLSSEFGFHQDNVAICSYVPKKNKAVILLSRVHYDKEVEGVKRKPAAIMHYNKTKVGIDAMDQMLTHYTTKRKTKRWTLAFFYNIVDVMALGSFIICKENNNYTKSDARRKFLYDLSEMLAHPQIESRRNNIHVIKHSVCRSAIEDILGKFEKQPNTLTDTKSETLEKKRNCSLCHSQDKHRRKTRFFCQECADAVCQQHSKCYYKCFKCIKEN from the exons ATGTCCTACCGTCGGTTTTTGACCATATCCCGTTATATACGATTTGATGACGGTCGCACTAGACCTTTCCGCTTAGAAACAGATAAAGCGGCATCTATGCGAGATATTTGGAACTTTCTAAATACAAATCTCCAGAAGAATTTTCGTCCATATAGCGATATAACTGTTGACGAACAACTTTTTCCGTATCGAGGAAGAACGAAATTTACTCAGTACATACCTTCAAAACCGGCTAAGTACGGTACAAAAGTATGGTGGGCTTGTGACGCAAAAACTCATTATCCTTTGAGTGGTAATATCTATACCGGAAAAAAACCCAACGAAGGGAGAGCAAAGAACCAAGAGGAAAATGAGCTTATACGtttggtttcaaaatattcaaattctgGGCGCACAATAGTAGCTGACAACTTTTTTTCCACTTTAAATTTATGTAAGCGGCTAATAAGCTTGGGGCTGTCCTTCGTTGGAACCATTCGAAGCAATAAAGCATGTATACCACCTGAAATGAAGCAAAACAAGATTAGGGCAGTTCTTTCATCTGAGTTTGGATTTCATCAAGACAACGTAGCCATTTGTTCATATGTTCCTAAGAAAAACAAAGCGGTAATATTACTGTCCAGGGTACATTACGATAAGGAGGTTGAAGGCGTCAAGCGAAAACCAGCAGCAATAATGCATTACAACAAAACTAAAGTTGGTATTGATGCCATGGACCAAATGCTAACGCATTACACTACCAAAAGAAAAACTAAGAGATGGActcttgcatttttttataatattgttgATGTAATGGCATTAGGCAGTTTTATTATAtgcaaagaaaataacaattacACTAAATCAGACGCTCGTAGAAAGTTTTTATATGATTTGTCCGAAATGTTAGCTCATCCGCAAATCGAGTCGAGACGTAACAATATACATGTAATAAAGCATTCCGTTTGCCGTTCCGCAATTGAAGATATTTTGGGAAAATTTGAG aaaCAACCAAATACGCTAACAGACACCAAAAGTGAGACTTTAGAAAAGAAAAGGAACTGCAGCTTATGTCATTCTCAAGACAAACATCGTCGTAAAACAAGGTTCTTTTGCCAAGAGTGCGCAGATGCTGTATGTCAACAACATTCAAAATGTTATTACAAATGCTTTAAGTGCATAaaggaaaattaa